Proteins co-encoded in one Rattus rattus isolate New Zealand chromosome 5, Rrattus_CSIRO_v1, whole genome shotgun sequence genomic window:
- the LOC116899972 gene encoding ribonuclease T2-A-like translates to MKIYWPDVIHPSSNRSQFWKHEWDKHGTCAAQVDALNSERKYFGKSLDLYKQTDLNSVLQKFEIKSSINYYQLADFKDALTRIYGVVPKIQCLMPEQGENVQTIGQIELCFTKEDFHLPN, encoded by the coding sequence ATGAAGATCTACTGGCCTGATGTGATTCACCCGTCTTCTAATCGCAGCCAATTCTGGAAACATGAATGGGATAAACACGGcacctgtgctgcccaggtggaTGCCCTCAATTCCGAGAGGAAGTACTTTGGGAAGAGCCTGGATCTATACAAGCAGACTGATCTCAACAGTGTACTACAAAAATTTGAGATCAAGTCATCTATCAACTACTACCAGCTTGCAGATTTCAAAGATGCACTTACAAGAATCTATGGTGTGGTGCCTAAAATCCAGTGCCTTATGCCAGAACAGGGAGAGAATGTACAGACCATTGGGCAGATAGAGCTGTGCTTCACCAAGGAGGACTTCCATTTGCCGAACTGA